Proteins encoded by one window of Candidatus Nanoarchaeia archaeon:
- a CDS encoding alpha/beta fold hydrolase, producing MEEDVVFTNSKGDKLVGILSDAADSREKKIVVMAHGFRSNKDSKSYQTLEPIFNKANISVFRFDFFGHGDSDGKFEEITISEAVDDILRAIVYVKALGYTKIALLGSSFGGVASLMAASKSKDLYAMALKAPVSDFEELLRSENRAINLKEWKNQGWTYYFGTTATKPHKLNYAFFEDSKRNIAYPRAGKIKIPVLIVHGTKDEAVPLEQSKKTARLLKNGRLSIIEGADHRFTRPEHFRKMIKEIAEFIISQ from the coding sequence ATGGAGGAGGATGTCGTCTTTACAAACAGCAAGGGAGACAAGCTTGTTGGAATCCTTTCAGATGCAGCTGACAGCAGGGAAAAGAAGATTGTTGTGATGGCTCATGGGTTCAGGTCCAATAAGGATTCCAAGTCGTATCAGACTCTCGAGCCGATATTCAACAAAGCCAATATCTCGGTATTCCGCTTTGACTTCTTCGGCCATGGAGACAGCGATGGGAAATTTGAGGAGATCACCATCTCTGAGGCAGTTGATGATATCTTGAGGGCCATCGTGTATGTTAAGGCATTGGGATATACCAAGATCGCTCTCCTTGGGTCAAGCTTTGGAGGAGTTGCAAGCCTGATGGCTGCCTCGAAATCAAAGGATCTGTATGCAATGGCTTTGAAAGCTCCGGTCTCTGATTTTGAGGAATTGCTGAGAAGCGAGAACAGGGCAATTAACCTGAAGGAGTGGAAAAACCAGGGCTGGACGTACTATTTCGGAACAACCGCAACAAAGCCGCATAAGCTTAACTATGCATTTTTTGAAGACAGCAAGAGGAACATTGCATATCCTAGAGCAGGAAAGATAAAGATTCCTGTCCTAATTGTGCATGGAACCAAGGATGAGGCGGTTCCTCTGGAGCAGAGCAAAAAAACCGCAAGATTGTTAAAGAACGGACGCCTGAGCATTATCGAGGGGGCTGATCACCGCTTCACAAGACCGGAGCATTTCAGGAAGATGATAAAAGAGATCGCAGAGTTCATCATCTCACAATGA
- a CDS encoding DUF504 domain-containing protein codes for MMHIKALFDKIKWDPHEEASSYHFYYEDRMSHALARFSFSDILDREDGFLKIKSGEEVVAIPMHRIKKVEKGRKVVWERL; via the coding sequence ATGATGCATATCAAGGCGCTCTTCGACAAGATTAAGTGGGACCCGCATGAAGAGGCATCTTCCTATCATTTCTATTATGAGGACAGGATGTCGCATGCATTGGCACGTTTTTCATTCTCAGATATCCTTGACCGGGAAGATGGCTTCCTGAAGATAAAGAGCGGCGAGGAGGTTGTTGCAATTCCAATGCACCGCATCAAAAAGGTGGAGAAGGGCAGGAAGGTAGTGTGGGAGAGGCTGTGA
- a CDS encoding tRNA wybutosine-synthesizing 3 family protein, with translation MRFDSEKQKALNTDRSKKGSIDEKIIPLLEKINAKPDHYTTSSCSGRILVMKYGKKKNQAKWLFSSHEPIQKLPRFKEKGILWLKVDPMIVHVCCRGIESANRLLRAGRTIFRRAGVISIARKTTVEIQGSEKMEMPIMHKGKLLYSEQTISLILHQANLRLKRAHRQIRAFEKIVESL, from the coding sequence ATGCGCTTTGATTCAGAAAAGCAGAAAGCACTAAATACCGATCGCAGCAAAAAAGGCTCAATTGACGAGAAAATAATTCCCCTCCTTGAAAAAATAAACGCGAAGCCAGACCATTACACCACCAGCTCATGCTCAGGCCGCATCCTGGTGATGAAATACGGGAAAAAGAAGAACCAGGCCAAGTGGCTTTTTTCCTCCCATGAGCCGATACAGAAGCTTCCAAGATTCAAAGAGAAAGGGATCCTTTGGCTCAAGGTTGATCCGATGATTGTTCATGTCTGCTGTAGGGGCATTGAATCTGCAAATCGATTACTGAGGGCAGGCCGAACAATCTTCAGGCGAGCAGGAGTGATCAGCATCGCCAGGAAAACAACAGTCGAGATCCAGGGCTCAGAAAAGATGGAGATGCCCATAATGCACAAAGGAAAACTGCTCTACTCAGAGCAGACCATATCTCTTATCCTCCATCAGGCAAATCTCCGCCTGAAGAGGGCGCACAGGCAAATAAGAGCATTTGAGAAGATTGTAGAGTCCTTATGA
- a CDS encoding nucleotidyltransferase domain-containing protein, with protein sequence MEFRIEKVLNPNITKYKKSDLDTAYHFATEVSKEFGHFLKAVVIFGSAAREKEHSTRGDIDILLVVDDVSVKLTAEMVEAYRVISEKLVLKVSKRLHVTTLKFSSFWEYIRAGDPIAINILRDGIALVDAGFFEPLQKLLTDGRIRPTQESIWTYFSRAPATIQNSRWHMLQATLDLYWAVIDSSHAALMSLGEIPPSPGHVADMLEERMVKKKLLPYAYAKTMRKFYELSRGILHREIKEISGQEYEGYFREADEYVKGMRKFIERRGNP encoded by the coding sequence ATGGAATTCAGAATAGAAAAAGTACTCAATCCAAATATCACAAAGTACAAGAAGAGCGACCTTGATACTGCATACCACTTTGCAACAGAGGTGTCAAAGGAGTTCGGTCATTTTCTCAAGGCAGTGGTCATCTTCGGCAGCGCTGCCCGGGAGAAGGAGCACTCAACACGGGGAGACATCGACATCCTCCTGGTCGTTGATGATGTTTCTGTAAAGCTCACCGCTGAGATGGTGGAGGCTTACAGGGTGATCAGCGAGAAGCTTGTCCTGAAGGTCTCCAAGCGGCTGCATGTTACCACACTCAAATTCTCTTCCTTCTGGGAGTACATCCGCGCAGGAGACCCGATTGCCATCAACATTCTCAGAGATGGGATTGCTCTGGTCGATGCAGGGTTCTTCGAGCCGCTGCAGAAGCTCCTGACAGACGGCAGGATCAGGCCGACCCAGGAGAGCATCTGGACCTATTTCTCGCGTGCTCCGGCAACCATACAGAACAGCAGGTGGCATATGCTCCAGGCAACCCTGGATCTCTATTGGGCAGTCATTGACTCAAGCCATGCTGCCTTGATGAGCCTGGGCGAGATTCCTCCTTCTCCTGGCCATGTTGCAGACATGCTTGAAGAAAGGATGGTGAAGAAGAAGCTCCTTCCCTATGCCTATGCAAAGACTATGAGAAAATTCTATGAGCTGTCGAGGGGAATTCTGCACCGCGAGATCAAGGAGATCTCAGGCCAGGAATATGAGGGTTATTTTAGGGAAGCAGACGAATATGTGAAAGGGATGAGAAAGTTCATCGAAAGGCGTGGCAATCCCTAA
- a CDS encoding DNA mismatch repair protein MutS: MTNLESRTHLDYMPVISIHNERRIFFRVAEERTTSFSSNKERGAFNRNAMFQALPETVMDKATLQLIQVEDLHNAIDHTQTAVGSAVLFRSLMQPQVSLDYILAKQDSVRELEADGMLKRAVDDYLFEVQQGEAALLKLLNHELWSHHWYGDFKAARKTVRNILKAAKGIPTPETEYARALVSPIRAFESSPIYQMMRGPLYRTFTGPQPKEALGFFTPAWILRPTHLSAGVVGLMLPFFAMTAGIGSGLIERGPHLSIEALNLVFGTLMASMGYGSLMKEDIEYNTAIAPLIKRMYADKGFNVVVDAVGKLDELRSFIEYARALPHATTLPSITDGDAHYFIAQNLRNPVLGKGNYQFVPNDVQLNGSRLTFITGPNSGGKTTYCKSILQNQLLGQIGGYVLASKASMNVADRIAYQAPQFDALQDAEGRFGTELARTRDIFYETCPQSLVVLDELAEGTTIEEKIKQSHLILNGFHAIGNNTILVTHNHQLVDSFRELGKGQYLQAEFNETTPTYRMVQGTSRESHAERVAEKIGFSEQDIQQHLMEKGYLKP, translated from the coding sequence ATGACCAATCTAGAATCAAGGACTCATCTAGACTATATGCCTGTGATATCTATACATAACGAAAGGCGCATATTTTTTCGAGTAGCTGAAGAACGAACCACATCTTTCTCAAGCAACAAAGAACGTGGAGCGTTCAATAGAAATGCAATGTTCCAGGCTTTGCCGGAAACCGTCATGGATAAGGCGACCTTGCAGTTAATTCAGGTTGAAGATTTGCATAATGCAATAGACCATACACAAACAGCAGTTGGGTCTGCTGTGCTATTCAGATCGCTTATGCAACCTCAGGTTTCGCTTGATTATATTTTAGCTAAACAGGACAGTGTTAGAGAATTGGAAGCTGATGGTATGTTAAAGAGGGCAGTTGATGATTACTTATTTGAGGTTCAGCAAGGAGAGGCTGCCCTGCTAAAACTCCTAAATCATGAACTCTGGTCCCATCACTGGTATGGAGATTTTAAAGCTGCCAGAAAAACTGTACGAAACATCTTAAAGGCAGCAAAAGGCATCCCAACTCCTGAAACAGAGTATGCCCGTGCATTAGTTAGCCCAATCAGGGCATTTGAAAGCTCACCAATATATCAAATGATGCGAGGTCCACTTTATAGAACATTTACTGGTCCACAGCCAAAAGAAGCACTGGGATTTTTTACTCCAGCATGGATTCTTCGCCCAACACATCTTAGCGCTGGAGTTGTGGGCTTAATGCTTCCTTTTTTTGCCATGACTGCAGGAATTGGGTCTGGATTAATTGAAAGGGGCCCCCATCTCTCAATAGAAGCACTAAATCTTGTTTTTGGAACATTAATGGCATCAATGGGATACGGCTCCTTGATGAAAGAAGATATTGAGTATAACACAGCAATAGCTCCCCTCATTAAGAGAATGTATGCTGATAAGGGGTTTAATGTCGTAGTTGATGCTGTTGGAAAATTAGATGAACTAAGATCTTTCATAGAATATGCAAGAGCGCTTCCTCATGCTACAACGCTGCCATCCATTACAGATGGTGATGCGCACTACTTCATAGCCCAAAACCTACGAAATCCAGTTTTGGGTAAGGGTAACTATCAATTTGTGCCTAATGATGTCCAATTAAATGGTTCAAGATTGACTTTTATTACAGGCCCAAATAGTGGCGGCAAAACAACCTACTGCAAAAGTATACTGCAGAATCAGCTATTGGGACAAATTGGAGGTTATGTTCTTGCTTCAAAAGCAAGTATGAATGTTGCAGATAGAATAGCATATCAGGCTCCGCAATTCGATGCTCTCCAGGATGCGGAAGGAAGATTTGGAACCGAATTAGCAAGGACGAGGGATATCTTTTATGAAACATGTCCCCAAAGTCTGGTAGTCTTAGATGAATTGGCTGAAGGAACAACCATAGAAGAAAAAATTAAGCAGTCACACCTTATTTTAAATGGATTCCACGCAATTGGAAATAACACCATACTAGTGACTCATAACCATCAATTGGTTGATAGTTTCAGGGAGCTGGGCAAAGGCCAATATTTGCAAGCTGAATTTAACGAAACAACCCCGACATACAGGATGGTTCAAGGGACTTCAAGGGAAAGCCATGCAGAACGAGTTGCTGAAAAAATAGGCTTTTCCGAACAAGATATTCAACAGCATTTAATGGAAAAGGGATACCTTAAGCCGTAG
- a CDS encoding RNA polymerase sigma factor RpoD/SigA → MTAEKPAYAQNSGYGNTSHLVTRKQILSITGIDDPDLTTLLKAVKPVQGNGHYELGSLIAHFNKNGYTDYSELLQQLWHPWRSTTYHEKESAKLPQDPMPASPADILSLPQTPDDANDSPSLPGLDYFILPQSNHAPRKKRNGESQPALAKYLAEMGETAMLSPEQHYGLFQAKCDAVANLYNDCLNIEVFRDDLRALLNRLEGNKSVAKSYEGQHRSLSESIAKLKGARRRNRLTGEMLREELGYLRLKPLVENTLEYLGDGPEDLETKALLEKHCSEINTLRKQAASANLRLVVSVAKKYRQTSIPLEDRIQEGNDGLMEAIDRFDHQRGIKFGTYAVWWIRQKISRAIANNEGMVRIPIDMRFWYGEHQKVYKTLGHALKRPPTTQEVADQMGLDTKTLEKRLQSFRSELSLDQPVGNDSDDSSVGQFIKDTTLPNPLEALKALKAPHSRETVNAALSTLTEREETVLRLRYGIGTRGKQDPDPMTLGDIGARFGITRERVRQLEEKAIRRLRNPLRSRKLKNLLD, encoded by the coding sequence ATGACTGCTGAAAAACCAGCCTATGCTCAAAATTCCGGCTATGGGAATACCTCCCATCTGGTCACCAGGAAACAGATTCTTTCAATAACAGGCATTGATGACCCTGACCTGACAACATTGCTGAAGGCTGTAAAGCCGGTTCAGGGAAATGGGCACTATGAGTTGGGCAGCCTCATTGCGCATTTTAATAAAAATGGATATACAGACTATTCTGAACTCCTGCAGCAGCTTTGGCACCCGTGGCGCTCTACTACGTATCATGAAAAAGAATCCGCCAAACTTCCCCAAGATCCAATGCCAGCTTCTCCTGCTGATATTCTATCTCTGCCTCAAACTCCGGATGATGCCAATGACAGCCCAAGTCTGCCTGGTCTTGATTACTTCATTCTCCCTCAATCAAACCATGCCCCAAGGAAGAAAAGAAATGGCGAATCACAGCCAGCGCTTGCGAAGTATCTGGCAGAGATGGGAGAGACTGCAATGCTGAGCCCGGAACAGCACTATGGCCTTTTCCAGGCAAAATGTGACGCGGTTGCAAATCTCTATAACGATTGCCTGAACATCGAAGTATTCCGCGATGATCTCCGCGCGCTTTTGAATAGGCTTGAGGGGAACAAAAGCGTCGCAAAAAGTTATGAGGGGCAGCACCGCAGCCTCAGCGAGAGCATCGCTAAGCTCAAAGGAGCAAGGAGAAGGAACCGCCTCACCGGCGAAATGCTGAGAGAAGAATTAGGATATCTCCGGCTGAAGCCACTGGTTGAAAACACACTGGAGTATCTCGGAGATGGCCCGGAAGATCTTGAGACAAAGGCGCTGCTTGAAAAGCACTGCTCAGAGATCAACACGCTGCGCAAGCAGGCTGCCAGTGCCAATCTCCGACTTGTTGTTTCAGTTGCAAAAAAATACCGGCAGACCTCTATTCCCTTGGAGGACCGCATTCAAGAGGGAAACGATGGGCTCATGGAGGCAATTGACAGGTTTGACCATCAAAGAGGGATCAAGTTCGGAACCTATGCTGTCTGGTGGATACGGCAGAAGATCAGCAGGGCAATTGCAAATAATGAGGGCATGGTGAGAATCCCCATTGATATGAGATTCTGGTACGGAGAACACCAAAAGGTGTATAAAACGCTCGGTCATGCCTTGAAAAGGCCTCCAACGACCCAGGAAGTTGCTGACCAAATGGGGCTGGACACAAAAACGCTTGAGAAGAGATTACAGTCATTCCGATCAGAACTCTCACTAGACCAGCCTGTTGGCAACGATTCCGACGATTCCTCTGTTGGCCAATTTATCAAGGATACAACGCTGCCAAACCCGCTGGAAGCCTTGAAAGCTCTGAAAGCTCCCCACAGCCGGGAAACCGTGAATGCTGCTCTTTCCACCCTTACAGAACGTGAGGAAACAGTCCTTCGATTGAGGTATGGGATAGGAACTCGTGGCAAGCAAGACCCGGATCCCATGACTCTGGGCGACATCGGCGCAAGATTTGGCATAACCCGCGAGCGCGTTCGCCAGCTTGAGGAGAAAGCCATCCGCAGGCTTCGTAACCCGCTCCGCAGCAGAAAGCTAAAAAATCTCTTGGACTAG
- a CDS encoding TIM barrel protein, with protein sequence MIFNTGYYHSMDRQNPEGSLSSLGLGIKDIGMSVPLGIAAGDVQGVNAKIRQGTGNIEIQFAGAGGGQRNAQTPEMWGREARQALEEMGRANEVNFNVHATFRIGGMAGQDQHGNFNDSHRKFSVDEVKRAIHFAADTARGGSVVIHTGEFQRPISEEPWAEGGKLFRSFHEEPEKAVKALVDTRTGQVLQQIRKNQIVARAAWERAPDDYEYVSQKDYDPLGIRKGETIFVKKDEYVDYEGNKVIFKDRVPKYNKAENRFEIIWQSWDDMVKEAEERNKQKEKELGRQLLPDERLTPEETFLIATTETQERIAKGWAGAYAQDLDKEFESLEKLKKARDFQAKVEAGISEEEKWKLLKRIESDSHGFLPPEYKMPLEILDEQIQRLRQRIEDHREMVTGQQQNAEEQRIIREHAVSAEKYALKRSYLSYAEAGIYAMEETKVKRLPRPIVVTMEHIFPESYGGHPQELKTLILGSRQAMADLLQQKGYSEEQARKAAETHIKGTIDTGHINMWRKYYQGDDKSFHHWIVDQMEDLAQHRLIGNVHLSDNFGYQDDHLAPGQGSSPIKEIMAVLKKHGYKGAVTVEPGADASVDQGDFHGLLKTWRYFGSNVYGVGGVPRSASGPNNWAHIEHGYFGRTYPPYFILGAYAPSNDWRLWSEVQLE encoded by the coding sequence ATGATATTTAACACAGGCTATTACCACTCCATGGACAGGCAGAATCCCGAGGGCAGCCTCAGCTCCCTTGGATTAGGAATCAAGGATATAGGGATGAGCGTTCCTTTGGGCATTGCAGCAGGAGATGTCCAGGGAGTTAATGCAAAGATACGCCAGGGAACTGGCAACATCGAGATCCAGTTTGCAGGAGCAGGAGGCGGCCAGCGGAATGCCCAGACTCCTGAAATGTGGGGCAGGGAAGCAAGGCAGGCCCTGGAGGAGATGGGCAGGGCAAACGAGGTAAACTTCAATGTGCATGCAACCTTCAGGATTGGGGGTATGGCAGGCCAGGACCAGCACGGAAACTTCAACGACAGCCACAGGAAGTTCTCAGTTGATGAGGTGAAGCGCGCAATCCATTTTGCAGCAGACACAGCCAGGGGAGGCTCTGTGGTGATCCACACAGGAGAGTTCCAGCGCCCGATTTCAGAAGAGCCCTGGGCTGAAGGGGGAAAGCTCTTCAGGTCATTCCATGAGGAGCCTGAAAAAGCTGTCAAGGCTCTTGTGGACACAAGAACAGGCCAGGTGCTCCAGCAGATCAGGAAGAACCAGATTGTTGCGCGAGCAGCGTGGGAAAGGGCACCAGACGACTATGAGTACGTTTCTCAGAAGGATTATGATCCATTGGGAATAAGGAAAGGAGAGACTATCTTTGTAAAAAAAGATGAATACGTTGATTACGAAGGGAACAAAGTCATATTTAAGGACCGTGTTCCAAAATACAACAAGGCAGAGAATCGGTTTGAGATTATCTGGCAGTCTTGGGATGATATGGTCAAGGAGGCAGAGGAGAGAAATAAGCAAAAGGAGAAAGAGCTTGGAAGGCAGTTGTTGCCTGATGAGCGGCTTACTCCAGAGGAAACCTTTCTGATTGCAACCACAGAGACTCAGGAGAGAATCGCCAAGGGCTGGGCTGGAGCGTACGCGCAGGACCTTGACAAAGAGTTTGAAAGTCTTGAAAAACTAAAAAAAGCCAGGGACTTCCAGGCAAAGGTGGAAGCAGGGATATCTGAAGAGGAGAAATGGAAGCTGCTTAAGCGTATAGAATCAGACTCGCATGGGTTTTTGCCTCCTGAATACAAGATGCCTTTGGAAATCCTTGATGAGCAGATCCAACGACTGAGACAGAGAATTGAAGATCACAGGGAGATGGTCACAGGCCAACAGCAGAATGCAGAGGAGCAGCGCATCATCCGGGAGCATGCTGTCAGCGCAGAGAAATATGCATTGAAGCGAAGCTATCTCTCCTATGCAGAGGCAGGCATCTACGCCATGGAGGAGACAAAGGTTAAAAGACTGCCCCGGCCGATTGTTGTAACCATGGAGCACATCTTTCCTGAAAGCTATGGCGGCCATCCGCAGGAGCTGAAAACCCTTATCCTTGGATCAAGGCAGGCAATGGCTGATCTCCTTCAGCAAAAGGGATATTCAGAGGAACAGGCGAGAAAAGCAGCCGAAACCCACATCAAAGGCACGATTGACACAGGCCATATCAACATGTGGAGAAAATACTACCAGGGAGATGACAAGAGCTTCCACCATTGGATTGTTGACCAGATGGAGGATCTCGCCCAGCACAGGCTTATCGGCAATGTGCACCTCAGCGACAACTTTGGCTACCAGGACGACCACCTTGCTCCAGGCCAGGGATCTTCCCCAATCAAGGAGATCATGGCAGTCCTGAAGAAGCACGGCTACAAAGGAGCTGTGACAGTCGAGCCAGGAGCTGACGCTTCTGTCGACCAGGGAGATTTCCATGGCCTGCTCAAGACCTGGAGGTACTTTGGAAGCAATGTCTATGGCGTAGGAGGAGTTCCGAGAAGCGCCTCAGGCCCGAACAACTGGGCTCATATCGAGCATGGCTACTTCGGAAGAACCTATCCTCCGTATTTCATCTTAGGCGCATATGCCCCTTCCAATGACTGGAGGCTGTGGAGTGAGGTTCAGCTGGAATAG
- a CDS encoding cation:proton antiporter, whose protein sequence is MAEVLSIFLAISVVIFFGFIAEFLFKRLRIPDVLFLIVFGLILGPYSLGLVFPESLEPVAPAFTTFALLFLLFDGAFTMDLRSFAKGLGRGVLIAVYNFGVSAAAITGVGMLFGFGALYSLLLGVILGGISSAFVIPIIQNLKIKKETYSILTLESAITDVLCIVFAITVMQIITLHTFSLEFVASTLASLFAVAGFFGVIAGTFWIVIISKVFKKNKSYMLTIAYLLLLYTVTEYLNGNGAIATLFFGLVLRNSKKLTSLIKGSHATSVITPTEELFYSQISFFLKTFFFVYIGVLLDFSDSTALMIGAIIAVVVMFLRTSSSILTRQLAPYDAKVVQSLFARGLAAAVLGQLAIQYHLQDAELLAKIIFSAIVFTIVLSSLKVFWVSRPTRHKAILQPD, encoded by the coding sequence ATGGCAGAGGTGTTATCAATTTTTCTGGCGATAAGCGTTGTGATTTTCTTTGGGTTCATTGCTGAGTTTCTGTTCAAAAGGCTTAGAATCCCTGACGTTCTGTTCTTGATCGTCTTTGGGCTCATCTTAGGCCCTTATAGCCTGGGGCTCGTGTTTCCGGAGTCACTGGAGCCTGTGGCTCCCGCCTTTACAACATTTGCGCTGTTGTTCCTGCTCTTTGACGGGGCATTTACTATGGACTTACGCTCTTTTGCCAAGGGATTGGGCAGAGGCGTGCTTATTGCTGTATATAATTTTGGAGTTTCTGCAGCTGCGATTACGGGCGTGGGGATGCTTTTTGGATTCGGTGCCTTGTATAGCCTGCTTCTTGGCGTGATCTTGGGCGGGATCTCTTCGGCATTTGTCATTCCAATAATACAGAATCTTAAGATAAAGAAGGAGACTTACTCTATCCTCACCCTGGAATCTGCGATCACTGACGTGCTCTGCATTGTTTTTGCCATTACCGTGATGCAGATCATAACCTTGCATACATTCAGCCTCGAATTTGTTGCCAGCACGTTAGCAAGCCTGTTTGCTGTGGCTGGATTCTTCGGAGTGATTGCTGGAACCTTCTGGATTGTCATCATTAGCAAGGTTTTCAAGAAAAACAAATCCTATATGCTTACGATTGCGTATTTGCTTCTTCTCTATACTGTGACAGAATATTTGAATGGAAACGGTGCGATCGCAACGCTCTTTTTCGGCCTGGTCCTGCGCAACTCAAAAAAACTCACTTCGCTGATCAAAGGCAGCCATGCGACTTCGGTGATTACACCAACTGAGGAATTGTTTTATTCCCAGATATCATTCTTTTTGAAGACCTTCTTCTTCGTCTATATTGGCGTATTGCTGGATTTCTCGGATAGCACGGCATTGATGATTGGCGCGATTATAGCGGTTGTTGTGATGTTCCTGAGAACTAGCTCATCAATTCTGACGAGGCAGCTTGCACCCTATGATGCAAAAGTAGTGCAGTCGCTTTTTGCGCGCGGACTGGCTGCGGCAGTCTTAGGGCAATTGGCAATCCAGTATCATCTCCAGGATGCTGAGCTCCTGGCAAAGATCATATTCTCAGCGATCGTGTTTACCATCGTCTTGAGCTCACTGAAGGTATTTTGGGTCAGCAGACCTACTCGGCATAAAGCAATACTTCAGCCAGATTGA
- a CDS encoding HAD-IB family phosphatase, translating to MKVSCIIPAYNEESTIVNVLRNAKKVRTIHEIIVVDDGSTDNTYRLAKSEGVTVARHARNMGKGAAIKTGISHAKGDILLFLDADLYSISPKNIAAILQPLKNDDADFVKTSFTRARGRVTELVVKPLFRVVFPFMHFSQPLSGQFAMKRGLADELRIDDAWGVDIQILLQLVKKGVRIAEVDIGNLIHKKQPLESLTVMSEQVIKTILSELGIIANKHKLVVFDFDNTLVRESSIEVLGKEMGFSAELQRLRNLHRKKRIKDHEITLALAQILKGKTRMEIEDACRNIHLRRTTAKVIDLLKRRQYRVGIISVAFSPVVEYFAEKIGVDASNVICPRLVFDKDGICTGEVIAKTRYHSKCCDRILCKAYAAKDLMERLDVKPEECVAVGDGKTDECLFRACGLALAYRSDVPTGDVKILNLAEVLLYAE from the coding sequence ATGAAGGTCAGCTGCATCATTCCCGCCTATAACGAGGAATCCACCATTGTTAATGTCCTGAGGAATGCCAAGAAAGTGAGAACCATACATGAAATTATCGTTGTTGATGATGGTTCCACAGACAATACGTACAGGCTCGCAAAATCAGAAGGCGTTACCGTTGCCAGGCATGCACGCAACATGGGAAAAGGTGCTGCAATAAAAACAGGCATTTCGCATGCCAAAGGGGACATCCTGCTGTTCTTAGATGCGGATCTCTATTCGATATCTCCAAAGAACATTGCAGCCATTCTGCAGCCTCTGAAGAACGATGATGCCGATTTTGTTAAAACCTCTTTTACGAGGGCAAGGGGGAGGGTGACAGAGCTTGTGGTGAAGCCGCTTTTTAGGGTAGTTTTCCCATTTATGCATTTCAGCCAGCCATTGAGCGGCCAGTTCGCAATGAAGAGGGGTTTGGCAGACGAATTGCGTATCGACGATGCTTGGGGAGTTGATATTCAAATATTGCTTCAGCTGGTTAAGAAGGGAGTGAGAATAGCTGAGGTCGATATTGGGAACTTAATCCACAAAAAGCAGCCTCTGGAAAGCCTTACAGTGATGTCAGAGCAGGTCATAAAGACAATTCTGTCCGAATTAGGAATCATAGCAAACAAGCATAAGCTGGTAGTATTTGATTTTGACAACACCTTGGTGAGGGAAAGCAGCATTGAAGTGCTTGGCAAGGAGATGGGGTTTAGCGCCGAGCTCCAGCGATTGCGCAATCTCCATCGTAAGAAAAGGATAAAAGACCATGAGATCACCCTTGCACTTGCGCAGATCCTCAAAGGAAAAACAAGAATGGAGATTGAAGATGCATGCAGGAATATTCATCTGAGAAGGACTACGGCAAAGGTTATTGACTTGCTTAAGAGAAGGCAATACCGGGTGGGGATTATCTCTGTGGCGTTCTCTCCTGTTGTTGAATATTTTGCAGAGAAGATAGGTGTAGATGCCAGTAACGTCATCTGCCCGCGGCTTGTATTTGACAAGGACGGAATATGCACCGGAGAAGTAATAGCAAAAACGCGGTATCACTCAAAGTGCTGTGACAGGATTCTTTGCAAAGCGTATGCTGCTAAAGATCTCATGGAACGTTTGGACGTCAAGCCGGAAGAATGCGTCGCTGTTGGGGACGGGAAGACCGATGAGTGCCTCTTTCGCGCCTGCGGCCTGGCATTGGCGTACCGATCAGATGTCCCAACAGGAGATGTTAAGATTCTCAATCTGGCTGAAGTATTGCTTTATGCCGAGTAG